A single region of the Jatrophihabitans sp. GAS493 genome encodes:
- a CDS encoding thiolase domain-containing protein has protein sequence MAERVAVVGTGQTHHKRARHDLSMPGLVREAAQRALDDAETAWGDIDAVVIGKAPDAFEGVVQPELFLADALGANGKPLLRVHTAGSVGCSAFIAASHLVSSGVFKRVLTVSWEKQSEGNAQWGLSAGRSRGTGAGGYFAPWVRSFIEETGAPEHIGWKVAVKDRLNALKNPYAHLKLAEITEEQVRDSPMLWEPIRFLESCPSSDGAAAAVITDEAGGLRATKPVAWVAGTSVRTELGSFPGRDPVRPQAAVDCARDVYRQAGITDPRTQIDVAELYVPFSWFEPIWLEAFGIAPIGDGWRMVEENATEMSGDFPLNPSGGVLSSNPIGASGMIRVIEAANQVRGCAGDHQIDGARTSIGHAYGGGSQYFAMVAFHSEPM, from the coding sequence ATGGCTGAGCGGGTTGCAGTCGTGGGCACCGGGCAGACCCACCATAAAAGGGCCAGGCACGATCTCTCGATGCCCGGTCTCGTTCGCGAGGCAGCGCAGCGGGCCCTCGACGATGCCGAGACGGCATGGGGTGATATCGACGCCGTAGTCATCGGCAAGGCTCCGGATGCGTTCGAGGGCGTCGTGCAGCCAGAGCTCTTCCTCGCCGATGCGCTCGGCGCCAACGGCAAGCCGCTGCTGCGAGTACACACCGCGGGCTCCGTGGGGTGCTCGGCCTTCATCGCTGCGTCGCACCTGGTGAGTTCGGGTGTCTTCAAGCGGGTGTTGACCGTCTCGTGGGAGAAGCAGTCCGAGGGGAACGCGCAGTGGGGCCTGTCTGCCGGGCGAAGTCGCGGCACCGGTGCCGGCGGCTACTTCGCGCCGTGGGTGCGCTCCTTCATCGAGGAGACGGGAGCGCCGGAGCATATCGGCTGGAAGGTTGCCGTGAAGGACCGCCTTAACGCGCTGAAGAACCCCTACGCACATCTCAAGCTCGCCGAAATCACGGAAGAACAGGTGCGCGACTCCCCGATGCTCTGGGAGCCGATCCGCTTCCTCGAGTCGTGTCCCTCGTCCGATGGTGCCGCAGCGGCCGTAATCACAGACGAGGCCGGTGGCCTGCGGGCGACCAAGCCGGTGGCGTGGGTTGCGGGCACCTCGGTACGCACCGAACTTGGCTCGTTCCCTGGCCGGGACCCGGTGCGTCCGCAGGCCGCTGTCGACTGCGCGAGGGACGTCTACCGGCAGGCGGGCATTACTGATCCGCGCACACAGATCGATGTTGCGGAGCTCTATGTACCTTTCAGCTGGTTCGAGCCGATTTGGCTGGAGGCGTTCGGCATCGCGCCAATCGGAGACGGGTGGCGCATGGTCGAGGAGAATGCGACGGAAATGAGCGGGGACTTCCCCTTGAACCCGTCCGGCGGCGTCCTGTCCTCGAATCCGATCGGAGCCTCCGGCATGATCCGCGTGATCGAGGCGGCGAATCAGGTGCGCGGTTGCGCGGGCGACCACCAGATCGACGGTGCACGCACGTCGATCGGGCACGCATATGGTGGCGGCTCGCAGTACTTCGCCATGGTCGCGTTCCATTCGGAACCGATGTGA
- a CDS encoding lipid-transfer protein, translating into MSTNDIAIVGYAHTAVAQTTRSETQLLFPVVRDALAMAGLDRDEVGFVCAGSCDYLTGGPFAFVFNLEAAGAWPPICESHVEMDGAWALYEAWIRLLHGDIDTALVMGSGKSSSSRPEEVWTIQGDPYFSAPLGLDAYSLAGLQARALLESGRATERDLAEVAVRAGRAADVDTALAADYLRAPLRHHDLAPFSDGAAAVVLARGERARQLSPNPVWISGIDHRVEAHLPGFRDLATSVSSTLAARKAGYDGGPLDVAELCATSTAQELILRAALGIPDSASVNSSGGPLITNPVMATGLIRFIEAAARIRDGSARRAIAHAAGGQALQQNLVAMLEAR; encoded by the coding sequence ATGAGTACGAACGATATTGCGATCGTGGGTTACGCGCACACGGCCGTCGCGCAGACTACGAGGAGCGAGACGCAGTTGCTCTTCCCCGTCGTTCGTGACGCGTTGGCGATGGCAGGATTGGACCGCGACGAGGTCGGATTCGTGTGCGCGGGTAGCTGCGATTACCTCACTGGTGGACCGTTCGCCTTTGTGTTCAACCTCGAAGCCGCGGGTGCGTGGCCGCCCATATGCGAGTCGCACGTCGAGATGGATGGTGCGTGGGCACTCTACGAAGCCTGGATCCGGTTGCTGCACGGTGACATCGATACCGCGTTGGTCATGGGGTCCGGAAAGTCGTCGTCGAGCCGACCCGAGGAGGTCTGGACAATCCAAGGTGACCCGTACTTCTCGGCGCCCCTCGGATTGGATGCGTACTCACTTGCAGGGTTGCAGGCGCGGGCCCTTCTGGAGTCGGGGCGCGCCACCGAGCGCGACCTTGCGGAGGTAGCAGTGCGCGCCGGTCGTGCGGCGGACGTCGATACGGCCCTCGCAGCCGACTATCTGCGCGCGCCGCTGCGTCACCACGACTTGGCCCCGTTCAGCGACGGTGCTGCGGCGGTGGTCCTTGCGCGCGGTGAGCGGGCTCGTCAGCTCAGCCCGAACCCGGTGTGGATCAGCGGGATCGACCATCGCGTCGAGGCGCATCTACCCGGTTTCCGCGACCTTGCAACCTCGGTGTCGTCGACCCTCGCTGCTCGCAAGGCCGGCTACGACGGCGGTCCCCTCGACGTCGCCGAGCTCTGCGCGACCTCGACTGCCCAGGAGCTTATCCTTCGCGCTGCGCTCGGCATTCCTGATTCGGCGAGCGTGAATTCCTCGGGGGGGCCGCTCATCACGAACCCGGTGATGGCCACCGGACTGATTCGATTCATCGAGGCCGCTGCCCGCATCCGGGACGGCTCGGCGCGCCGAGCCATCGCGCACGCCGCCGGCGGACAGGCGTTGCAGCAGAACCTTGTTGCGATGTTGGAGGCGCGCTGA
- a CDS encoding Zn-ribbon domain-containing OB-fold protein — MHLLPTPITLHYEEELTEELQRYAAALLQGRIVGHKCPSCSRVYVPGKGFCVLCLIGTTSDNEVEVSDRGVITGFSIIHPVQYPGQSATEPFVYASVRLDGADSVLVGLESGQDISGVPHAELRAGMRVKAIWRPVEERTTAGITSRGWGLIHGVIECFTPTGEPDADESVYRGYLA; from the coding sequence GTGCATCTGCTACCCACGCCGATCACTCTTCACTACGAGGAGGAACTGACCGAGGAGCTACAGCGTTACGCTGCGGCGCTACTGCAGGGGCGCATTGTGGGCCACAAGTGTCCGTCCTGCTCACGCGTCTATGTTCCTGGCAAGGGATTCTGCGTACTCTGCCTCATCGGTACGACCAGCGACAACGAGGTTGAAGTCTCCGACCGCGGCGTCATAACCGGCTTCAGCATCATCCATCCGGTCCAGTACCCGGGGCAGTCGGCGACCGAGCCCTTCGTCTATGCCTCTGTGCGTCTCGACGGTGCGGACAGCGTCCTCGTGGGACTTGAGTCGGGTCAGGACATCTCGGGCGTGCCGCACGCGGAGCTGCGCGCGGGCATGCGAGTGAAGGCGATCTGGAGACCGGTGGAGGAGCGAACGACAGCGGGTATCACCAGCCGCGGGTGGGGTCTGATTCACGGAGTCATCGAGTGCTTCACACCGACAGGTGAGCCCGATGCCGACGAGTCGGTCTACCGAGGGTATCTCGCATGA
- a CDS encoding Zn-ribbon domain-containing OB-fold protein, whose amino-acid sequence MTGIVTSEAAVEQIRVSERLEFPYVRSLGPVVGAFADALMEMRLLGARTDDGRVLVPPTEWDPVDGEPLSGELVEVGPTATVESWTWVAQPQSVHLLERPFAFAQLRPEGATTTIVHLVDVGSPERMSTGMRVSPQWKDQRIGRIDDIAYWVPA is encoded by the coding sequence ATGACTGGCATCGTCACCTCGGAGGCGGCGGTCGAGCAGATTCGCGTCTCGGAACGTCTTGAGTTCCCATATGTGCGGTCCCTCGGGCCTGTGGTCGGCGCCTTCGCGGATGCGCTGATGGAGATGCGACTGCTCGGCGCGCGAACGGACGACGGTCGGGTCCTAGTCCCACCAACCGAGTGGGATCCGGTCGATGGAGAGCCCTTGAGCGGCGAATTGGTGGAGGTCGGCCCTACCGCCACCGTCGAGTCGTGGACCTGGGTGGCGCAGCCGCAGAGCGTGCACCTGCTTGAGCGGCCATTCGCGTTCGCGCAGCTACGCCCCGAGGGGGCGACCACCACAATTGTGCATCTCGTCGACGTTGGTTCCCCGGAGCGGATGAGCACAGGCATGCGGGTGTCGCCGCAGTGGAAAGACCAGCGAATCGGACGGATCGATGACATCGCGTACTGGGTGCCGGCGTGA
- a CDS encoding AMP-binding protein: protein MAQAAYPAHVGHILIAALKRYKSDNVMQAGGGTVTGADMLRRTSQYVQALEAAGVGPFSTIAILAKNVPEVLYVMGVGWVRGVCRVALHPLASLDDHVFVLTDCGATTVIIDPSFAEHAQALVARIPKLQVLTIGPASLGTDLNALADGYPPAPIEITPYGEDQVLSYGYTGGTTGTPKGVVVNARVITEMTKIQLAEWEWPAQGRFLFCTPLSHAGASFFLPMLLTGGTSIVLPTFDPSAVLRAIEQERINVTFLVPSMIYAILDHPDSHTRDLTSLETVYYGASPMNPSRLAEGLERFGPIFAQVYGQSEAPMVVTYFSRADHLGPASRLTSCGRPSPFVMSALLGSDGGTVPVGEPGEICVAGGLLAAGYHNRPEVTAETFRESGWLHTGDIAREDDDGFWHIVDRTKDMIVTGGFNVYPREVEDIIAADPAVARVAVIGTPDDKWGEAVTALVILRDGFVLDDATAERMTHAVRDSKGPVQAPKRIIEVQSIPVTALGKPDKKTLRAQFWAGERVVG from the coding sequence ATGGCTCAGGCTGCATATCCCGCACACGTCGGCCACATTCTCATCGCAGCACTCAAGCGCTACAAGAGCGATAACGTAATGCAGGCCGGTGGTGGGACCGTCACCGGGGCAGACATGCTGAGACGCACTTCGCAGTACGTGCAGGCCCTCGAAGCGGCGGGTGTTGGACCGTTCTCCACCATCGCGATTTTAGCGAAGAACGTACCGGAGGTCCTTTATGTGATGGGCGTCGGATGGGTGCGTGGCGTATGTCGCGTTGCGCTGCATCCGTTGGCTTCTTTGGACGACCACGTCTTCGTCCTCACCGATTGCGGCGCCACCACTGTCATTATCGACCCGAGTTTCGCCGAGCACGCGCAGGCGCTTGTTGCCCGGATCCCGAAGCTGCAGGTGCTGACGATTGGCCCGGCATCGCTCGGCACCGATCTCAACGCCCTCGCCGACGGGTACCCCCCGGCTCCGATCGAGATCACGCCTTACGGCGAGGACCAGGTGCTCTCCTACGGATATACAGGCGGCACCACTGGCACCCCGAAAGGGGTCGTCGTCAACGCCCGCGTCATTACCGAGATGACGAAGATTCAGCTGGCCGAATGGGAGTGGCCCGCGCAGGGGCGGTTCCTATTTTGCACGCCGCTTTCACACGCTGGCGCCTCGTTCTTTCTCCCTATGCTGCTGACCGGTGGCACCTCGATCGTCCTGCCGACGTTCGACCCCTCCGCGGTGTTGCGGGCAATCGAGCAAGAACGCATCAACGTGACATTCCTGGTTCCATCGATGATTTATGCAATTCTGGACCACCCGGACTCGCACACGAGGGATCTCACCTCCCTCGAGACGGTCTACTACGGCGCGTCCCCGATGAATCCGTCTCGCCTAGCGGAGGGGCTTGAACGCTTCGGTCCTATCTTCGCGCAGGTCTACGGTCAATCCGAGGCGCCGATGGTGGTCACCTATTTCTCTCGCGCGGACCACCTCGGCCCGGCGTCTCGCCTCACCTCCTGCGGGCGCCCGTCGCCCTTCGTGATGTCGGCGCTCCTCGGATCGGACGGGGGAACTGTGCCAGTGGGTGAGCCTGGGGAGATCTGCGTTGCTGGCGGACTGCTTGCCGCTGGGTACCACAACCGCCCCGAGGTCACGGCGGAGACATTTCGGGAGAGCGGGTGGTTGCACACCGGAGACATTGCACGCGAGGACGATGATGGCTTCTGGCACATCGTCGACCGCACGAAGGACATGATTGTCACTGGTGGCTTCAATGTGTATCCACGTGAGGTCGAAGACATCATCGCAGCCGATCCAGCGGTCGCTCGGGTCGCGGTGATCGGTACACCAGATGATAAGTGGGGCGAAGCCGTCACGGCGCTGGTGATCCTCCGCGATGGCTTTGTCCTCGACGATGCCACCGCCGAGCGGATGACCCACGCCGTCCGCGACTCGAAGGGTCCGGTACAGGCGCCGAAAAGAATAATCGAGGTCCAATCGATACCTGTCACCGCCCTTGGTAAACCTGACAAAAAGACATTGCGTGCCCAGTTCTGGGCCGGCGAGCGAGTTGTCGGATGA
- the ligD gene encoding non-homologous end-joining DNA ligase produces MATKPAAIELQVGQRSVRISNPQRVYFPTRGETKLDLANYYLSVGDGIVRALRDRPCMLHRYPEGVGGEKIYQKRLPKGAPDWVQTVEVAFPSGRTADELRVTELASVIWAVQMSTVEFHPWHSRAADTEHPDELRIDLDPQPGTGLEEAKIVAEIVREVLAELGMIGFPKTSGSRGLHIYVRIEPDYGFREVRRAALAFAREVERRAPKLITTAWWKEERGTQIFLDYNQNARDRTIACGYSVRGFPWAPVSAPLTWEELPDVEMRDFTIATMPTRFAKLGDLHAAMDDAAFSIAPLLDWADRDERDRGLGDAPYPPNFPKQEGEPPRVQPSRMNKANWADAAATVDGVEPQQLD; encoded by the coding sequence ATGGCAACCAAGCCCGCGGCGATCGAACTGCAGGTGGGGCAGCGCAGCGTGCGAATCAGCAATCCGCAGCGGGTCTACTTCCCGACGCGTGGTGAGACGAAGCTCGATCTGGCCAACTACTACCTCTCGGTGGGCGACGGCATTGTCCGTGCGCTGCGCGACCGGCCATGCATGCTGCATCGCTACCCCGAAGGCGTCGGCGGCGAGAAGATCTACCAGAAGCGGCTTCCCAAGGGAGCGCCGGACTGGGTCCAGACCGTCGAGGTCGCATTCCCCTCCGGGCGCACGGCCGATGAGCTGCGGGTCACCGAATTGGCCAGTGTTATCTGGGCGGTGCAGATGTCGACGGTCGAGTTCCATCCGTGGCATTCCCGCGCCGCGGACACCGAGCACCCGGACGAACTCCGCATCGACCTGGATCCGCAGCCGGGCACCGGGTTGGAGGAGGCGAAGATCGTCGCCGAGATCGTCCGCGAGGTGCTGGCCGAGCTGGGCATGATCGGCTTCCCGAAGACCTCCGGTTCGCGCGGACTCCACATCTACGTCCGGATCGAGCCGGACTACGGCTTCCGTGAGGTGCGTCGGGCCGCGCTGGCCTTCGCCCGCGAGGTCGAGCGGCGCGCGCCGAAGCTGATCACCACCGCCTGGTGGAAGGAGGAGCGCGGCACCCAGATCTTCCTCGACTACAACCAGAATGCCCGAGATCGCACCATCGCTTGTGGTTATAGTGTCCGCGGCTTCCCGTGGGCACCGGTGTCGGCTCCGCTGACCTGGGAGGAACTCCCCGATGTGGAGATGCGTGACTTCACGATAGCCACCATGCCGACCCGGTTCGCGAAACTGGGCGACTTGCACGCGGCAATGGATGACGCCGCGTTCTCTATCGCCCCACTGCTCGACTGGGCGGACCGCGACGAGCGTGACCGTGGATTGGGCGACGCACCCTACCCGCCGAACTTCCCCAAGCAAGAGGGGGAGCCGCCGCGAGTACAGCCGTCGCGGATGAACAAGGCGAACTGGGCCGATGCGGCAGCGACGGTTGACGGGGTCGAGCCGCAGCAGCTCGACTGA
- the hemQ gene encoding hydrogen peroxide-dependent heme synthase, translating into MVDGKKARELNDVIRYTAWSVFRCEQPIGEADRSALSAEVSELFEQLASKDVIIRGTYDVSALRADADLMVWWHASSAEALQEAYSRFRRTELGRHLRPVWSNMALHRPAEFNRSHIPAFLADEQARRYVCVYPFVRSYEWYLLDDGERRSLLAEHGKMARDYPDVRANTVASFALGDYEWMLAFEADELHRIVDLMRHLRGSETRRHVREEVPFYTGTRRDISELVASLP; encoded by the coding sequence ATGGTCGATGGCAAGAAGGCACGTGAACTCAACGACGTCATTCGGTACACCGCCTGGTCGGTCTTCCGATGCGAGCAGCCGATCGGTGAGGCCGATCGCAGCGCGCTCAGTGCGGAGGTGTCCGAACTCTTCGAGCAGTTGGCGAGTAAGGACGTAATCATTCGCGGAACCTACGATGTCAGTGCATTGCGGGCCGACGCCGACCTGATGGTCTGGTGGCATGCCTCTAGCGCCGAGGCACTGCAGGAGGCGTACAGCCGGTTCCGCCGCACCGAGCTGGGGCGCCACCTACGTCCGGTCTGGTCGAACATGGCGCTGCACCGCCCGGCGGAGTTCAACCGCAGCCACATCCCGGCCTTCCTGGCCGATGAACAGGCGCGACGGTATGTCTGCGTCTACCCGTTCGTGCGTTCCTATGAGTGGTACCTGTTGGATGACGGCGAGCGTCGCTCGCTGCTCGCCGAGCACGGCAAGATGGCCCGCGACTACCCGGATGTCCGGGCCAACACCGTCGCCTCCTTCGCGCTCGGCGACTACGAATGGATGCTGGCCTTCGAGGCCGATGAGCTGCACCGGATCGTCGATCTGATGCGGCACCTGCGTGGATCTGAGACTCGACGCCATGTGCGTGAAGAGGTGCCCTTCTACACCGGCACCCGTCGCGACATCAGCGAGCTCGTCGCCTCGCTGCCCTGA
- the hemG gene encoding protoporphyrinogen oxidase, translating to MRVVIIGGGISGLAAAWRVRQVQPEAEIVVLESSREVGGKLRSGEVAGVRVDLGAESLLARNPLGVGLVGELGLAEELITPQTLSAGIRAGGQTHGIPAGTLLGIPTGVDSARASGLFSDASLRRIAEETDQDPMPPLARDLAVGTLVRQRLDDEVVERLVEPLLGGVYAGKADGISVAAAMPALYARLQRDGGSLVSAAAATVATGRAAAGDGPVFVSLPGGLGRLPQSLAASRAFTVRTGVTVRGLRRLGPDGFELQCGATISPERIMADKVIVATPAGKAAALLREVAPVAARELAAIETSSVAIVTLAYRAEALRSGAGLPAGSGLLIAPGEGFSVKATTFTSQKWPGTPPDLVVLRASLGRAGETVVLQRDDAELTRLVRSDLARLTGLTAAPVDALVTRWAGGLPQYAVGHPERIERIRGALADVAGLAACGATYEGVGIPACIASAHRAVAQLGLESIDRGE from the coding sequence ATGAGGGTCGTCATCATCGGTGGTGGCATCTCTGGCCTGGCCGCCGCGTGGCGGGTCCGCCAGGTCCAGCCGGAGGCTGAGATTGTCGTCCTCGAGTCAAGCCGGGAGGTCGGCGGGAAGCTCCGCTCCGGCGAGGTGGCCGGAGTCCGGGTCGATCTCGGAGCCGAGTCGCTGCTGGCTCGTAACCCCCTCGGTGTCGGCTTGGTCGGCGAGCTCGGGCTCGCCGAAGAGCTGATCACTCCGCAGACGCTCAGTGCCGGTATTCGGGCTGGTGGGCAGACGCACGGGATCCCGGCCGGCACCCTGCTCGGTATCCCGACCGGGGTCGACTCGGCCCGGGCGAGCGGCCTGTTCAGCGACGCGAGCCTGCGACGAATCGCCGAAGAGACAGACCAGGACCCGATGCCGCCCCTGGCCCGCGACCTCGCGGTAGGCACCCTTGTCCGGCAGCGGCTCGACGATGAGGTCGTCGAGCGGCTGGTCGAACCGCTCCTCGGCGGGGTGTACGCCGGAAAGGCCGATGGGATCTCCGTGGCGGCGGCGATGCCAGCTCTCTACGCCCGGCTGCAGCGCGATGGCGGATCACTCGTCTCCGCCGCCGCAGCCACGGTCGCCACCGGGCGCGCCGCCGCCGGCGACGGACCGGTATTCGTCTCGCTGCCGGGAGGTCTCGGACGGCTACCGCAGTCGCTGGCGGCCAGCCGCGCCTTCACCGTGCGTACCGGTGTCACGGTCCGCGGTCTCCGACGACTGGGTCCGGACGGCTTCGAACTGCAGTGTGGTGCGACGATCTCGCCGGAGCGAATTATGGCCGACAAGGTGATCGTCGCGACCCCGGCCGGCAAGGCCGCGGCCCTGCTGCGCGAAGTGGCGCCAGTGGCCGCGCGTGAGCTGGCGGCCATCGAGACGTCCAGCGTGGCCATCGTTACCCTGGCCTACCGCGCCGAGGCGCTGCGATCCGGTGCCGGCCTTCCAGCCGGGAGTGGGCTACTGATCGCCCCCGGCGAAGGGTTCTCGGTGAAGGCGACCACGTTCACGTCGCAGAAGTGGCCCGGAACGCCACCCGATCTGGTGGTGCTCCGCGCTTCACTCGGCCGGGCCGGGGAGACGGTGGTCCTTCAGCGCGACGATGCCGAACTCACCCGGTTGGTCCGCAGTGACCTGGCCCGGCTGACCGGATTGACGGCGGCACCGGTCGACGCGCTGGTCACCCGGTGGGCCGGGGGACTACCGCAGTACGCGGTGGGGCATCCCGAGCGCATCGAGCGTATTCGGGGCGCGCTGGCCGATGTCGCAGGGCTCGCCGCCTGTGGCGCGACGTATGAGGGGGTCGGGATCCCGGCCTGCATCGCGTCGGCCCATCGAGCCGTAGCCCAGCTGGGACTTGAATCGATCGATCGGGGAGAATGA
- the hemE gene encoding uroporphyrinogen decarboxylase: MSTVSESLLLRAAQGHAVSRPPVWFMRQAGRSLPEYRALRLGSTMLEACQNPELITEITLQPVRRHRVDAAIFFSDIVVPLVAIGIDVDIVPGVGPVVAKPIRTLSDLEALRPIAGDDVPYVTQAVQSLTAELGDVPLIGFAGAPFTLASYLIEGGPSRDHARTKSLMHSQPELWHALLSRLAVIAGEFLAVQIEAGASAVQLFDSWAGALSAADYEEFVAPHSAAVLARVVDAGVPRIHFGVGTNEILRQMRAVGADVVGVDWRIPLDEAVRRLGPGAVVQGNLDPALLFADWPVIEAAVRRIVAEGRAADGHIFNLGHGVLPDTDPGVITAVVDLVKSLTL; encoded by the coding sequence ATGAGTACTGTTTCGGAATCCCTGCTCCTGCGTGCCGCTCAAGGCCATGCCGTATCCCGCCCACCTGTGTGGTTCATGCGCCAGGCAGGCCGCTCGTTGCCCGAATATCGCGCGCTTCGCCTGGGCTCCACGATGCTTGAAGCCTGCCAGAACCCAGAACTGATTACTGAGATTACGCTTCAGCCGGTGCGCCGGCACCGGGTCGACGCCGCGATCTTCTTCTCCGACATCGTCGTGCCGTTGGTGGCCATCGGAATCGACGTCGACATCGTGCCCGGTGTGGGACCAGTCGTGGCCAAACCGATCCGTACCTTGTCTGATCTGGAGGCGCTCCGCCCGATCGCCGGCGACGATGTGCCGTACGTGACCCAGGCCGTCCAATCACTCACCGCCGAACTCGGCGACGTGCCCCTGATCGGATTCGCCGGAGCTCCCTTCACACTGGCCAGTTACCTCATCGAAGGCGGCCCCTCCCGCGACCACGCCCGCACCAAATCGCTGATGCACAGTCAGCCGGAACTGTGGCACGCCTTGCTGTCTCGGCTCGCGGTGATAGCCGGTGAGTTCCTGGCGGTCCAGATCGAGGCCGGGGCCAGTGCAGTGCAGCTCTTCGACTCCTGGGCCGGTGCGCTGAGCGCGGCTGACTACGAGGAGTTCGTAGCTCCGCACAGCGCCGCGGTTCTGGCTCGGGTCGTCGATGCGGGCGTCCCGCGCATCCATTTCGGCGTCGGAACCAACGAGATCCTCCGCCAGATGCGCGCGGTCGGGGCCGACGTGGTGGGCGTCGACTGGCGTATTCCGCTGGACGAGGCGGTCCGCCGGTTGGGTCCGGGCGCAGTCGTGCAGGGCAACCTCGATCCGGCGCTGCTCTTCGCGGACTGGCCAGTGATCGAAGCAGCCGTCCGGCGGATCGTCGCCGAGGGTCGGGCGGCCGACGGGCACATCTTCAATCTCGGCCACGGGGTGCTGCCCGATACCGATCCAGGGGTCATCACAGCGGTCGTCGACCTGGTGAAGTCGCTGACCCTGTGA
- a CDS encoding DUF3000 domain-containing protein — translation MSAGNGTVTAAPTPLAAASDPAEQNDRAKALTPAPFAEAVASLGAAVVRPEVQIESMRAPTRLAPWAHAVGADVRGSDGEELATGRLVLLYDPDGAEAWDGEFRLVAFASAEMDPAIGADPLLPQVGWSWLIEALQSRGADFLAAGGTVTQTTSTRFGDLHGPRTTVALELRGSWTARTSELRPHLLAFVDLLSAAAGIPPEGVSVLAAR, via the coding sequence GTGAGCGCCGGTAACGGCACCGTGACTGCCGCTCCCACTCCCCTCGCCGCCGCATCCGACCCCGCTGAGCAGAACGACCGTGCCAAGGCGCTTACCCCAGCACCCTTCGCCGAGGCGGTGGCCAGCCTGGGCGCAGCCGTCGTTCGCCCCGAGGTCCAGATCGAGTCGATGCGGGCACCGACCCGTCTCGCCCCGTGGGCCCATGCCGTCGGCGCCGACGTGCGTGGCTCCGATGGTGAGGAGCTCGCTACCGGACGTCTGGTACTGCTCTACGACCCCGACGGCGCCGAGGCTTGGGACGGCGAATTCAGGTTGGTCGCCTTCGCCTCGGCCGAAATGGACCCGGCCATCGGCGCTGATCCGCTGCTGCCGCAGGTCGGCTGGAGCTGGCTCATCGAAGCGCTGCAGAGCCGCGGTGCGGACTTCCTTGCTGCCGGCGGCACCGTAACCCAGACGACCTCCACCCGTTTCGGGGATCTACACGGTCCACGCACCACAGTCGCGCTGGAGCTACGCGGCTCGTGGACCGCGAGAACGTCGGAACTCAGGCCTCACCTGCTGGCCTTCGTCGATCTACTGAGCGCCGCGGCGGGCATTCCGCCTGAAGGCGTCTCGGTACTCGCCGCTCGTTAA